In the Syntrophales bacterium genome, ATCTTTTAAGGCTGCTTCTTGGAGCTTTGCCATTGCTCTGTCATAGTCTTTTAGCATGGTATAAGCTTTACCCATGTTAAAAAGTGCTACTGAAGGGGTTGCATAGAGCACGTTGCTTAGGGCCTTTTCAAAGTTTTCCAGGGCCTCTGGTATCTGACCCCTCACCAGATGCAGGGTGCCCATGTAATTATAGACTTCGGAGTAATCTGGTTTTAAAGCAACGGCCTTTCTACATTCTTCTATAGCTAGTTCGTGATAACCTTTACCTGCATAGGCCATCGCTTTCAGGTAATGTATTCGTGGATCTGATGAGTTCAGTTGCTCTGCTTTTATGAGTTCCTTAAGGGCATTCGTGTAATCACCAGATTCAATGTAGGCAGCCCCTAAATTCATGTGCACATCCGATTGTTTAAGCGTTGTTTCCGTGGCACATGATAAAGTGAGCAACACAAGGGTCATTAAGAACAACTTAATCCTTCTCACCGTCCTGCTCCTTCTCGTAAGTGAGCGGAGAAGATCCACCATTGACCCACCATTCGTCCTTCTCCT is a window encoding:
- a CDS encoding tetratricopeptide repeat protein, whose amino-acid sequence is MRRIKLFLMTLVLLTLSCATETTLKQSDVHMNLGAAYIESGDYTNALKELIKAEQLNSSDPRIHYLKAMAYAGKGYHELAIEECRKAVALKPDYSEVYNYMGTLHLVRGQIPEALENFEKALSNVLYATPSVALFNMGKAYTMLKDYDRAMAKLQEAALKDNRNELNPFIELEMGRISGERGDWSRAVQHLKRAIEYLPSLTEAYYLLGNAQLKLGNSREARENLETVVKISPESELGKKAQRQLLLMK